In the genome of Neovison vison isolate M4711 chromosome 3, ASM_NN_V1, whole genome shotgun sequence, one region contains:
- the PXMP2 gene encoding peroxisomal membrane protein 2, whose amino-acid sequence MAPAASKLRAREGLGALPQLALAQYLRLLRLYPVLTKAVTSGILSALGNFLAQMIEKKREKENCSQKLDVSGPLRYAVYGFFFTGPLSHFFYLFMEHWIPSEVPLAGVKRLLLDRLLFAPAFLLLFFLIMSFLEGKDAAAVAVQIRRRFWPALRMNWQVWTPAQFVNVNYVPLQFRVLFANLVSLFWYMYLASLGK is encoded by the exons ATGGCGCCGGCTGCGTCCAAGCTGCGGGCCCGGGAGGGGCTCGGGGCGCTGCCTCAGCTGGCGCTCGCCCAGTACCTGCGCCTCCTGCGCCTCTACCCGGTGCTCACCAAGGCGGTCACCAG TGGCATTTTGTCAGCACTTGGGAACTTCCTGGCCCAGATGATTGAGAAGAAgcgggaaaaagaaaactgctCTCAAAAGCTAGATGTCAGTGGGCCTCTCAGATATGCCGTTTATGG GTTCTTCTTCACAGGGCCCCTGAGTCACTTCTTCTACCTCTTCATGGAGCACTGGATCCCTTCCGAGGTCCCCTTGGCTGGGGTCAAGAGGCTCCTCCTGGACCGCCTCCTCTTTGCACCGGCCTTCCTGTTGTTGTTCTTCCTCATCATGAGCTTCCTGGAG GGGAAAGATGCAGCTGCGGTCGCTGTCCAAATAAGGAGACGCTTCTGGCCAGCGCTGCGTATGAACTGGCAAGTCTGGACCCCCGCGCAGTTTGTCAACGTCAACTATGTCCCTTTGCAG TTCCGAGTGCTTTTTGCCAACCTGGTGTCTCTGTTCTGGTACATGTACCTGGCCTCTCTGGGGAAGTGA